One window of the Eucalyptus grandis isolate ANBG69807.140 chromosome 8, ASM1654582v1, whole genome shotgun sequence genome contains the following:
- the LOC104457060 gene encoding sugar transporter ERD6-like 7 has translation MAINEDIENQETGDREGAGYSSTTQDAIVEELSLSTAEYSVFGSILTFGAMVGAITGGPIADFVGRKWTMRIASALCVAGWLAIYFAEGALALDIGRLATGCGMGVFSYVVPTFIAEITPKNLRGALTAVNQAKILYEHSRLKLQAWSYWQKLMIVSGVSVSFIIGTVLAWRVLALIGVIPCAVLLFGLFYIPESPRWLAKMGHEKEFEAALQKLRGKDADISEEAAEIQDYIETLQLLPKASILDLFQRRYLSSVIIGVGLMVVQQFGGINGVCFYTSNIFEEAGFCSSVGTITYAILQVIVTTIGAALVDRAGRKPLLLISGTGLVLGCMVTALSFFLKVHDLAADAVPILAVTGILLNIAAFSARMGTVPWVVMSEIFLINIKGAAGGFATLVNWFGAWAVSYTFNYLMSWSSYGTFLLYAVINAAGMVFMILVVPETKGRSLEQIQAAINRE, from the exons ATGGCGATTAACGAGGAcattgaaaatcaagaaaccGGGGACAGAGAAGGA GCAGGTTATTCATCAACAACTCAGGATGCTATAGTGGAGGAACTTAGTCTCTCTACAGCTGAG TATTCAGTCTTTGGATCCATACTGACATTCGGTGCAATGGTTGGTGCAATTACCGGAGGACCAATCGCTGATTTTGTCGGCCGTAAATGG ACAATGAGAATAGCGAGCGCTCTTTGTGTAGCAGGATGGCTTGCTATTTACTTTGCTGAG GGAGCACTTGCTCTGGATATTGGAAGATTGGCCACGGGATGTGGAATGGGAGTCTTTTCCTATGTG GTACCGACATTTATAGCTGAAATTACACCCAAAAATCTCCGTGGAGCTTTGACTGCTGTCAATCAGGCAAAGATTTTGTATGAACATTCTCGGTTAAAATTGCAAGCGTGGAGCTATTGGCAAAAG CTTATGATCGTTTCTGGAGTGTCCGTTTCCTTCATAATCGGGACAGTATTAGCTTGGAGGGTTTTGGCATTAATTG GTGTAATCCCCTGTGCAGTCCTACTGTTCGGCCTGTTTTACATTCCAGAGTCTCCTAGATGGCTG GCGAAAATGGGCCACGAAAAGGAGTTTGAAGCAGCGCTGCAGAAACTTCGAGGAAAGGATGCGGATATTTCTGAAGAGGCTGCTGAAATACAA GACTACATTGAAACTCTTCAACTTCTCCCGAAAGCCAGCATTCTCGATTTATTTCAGAGAAGATATCTGAGCTCTGTCATC attggtGTTGGATTGATGGTCGTCCAGCAGTTCGGAGGGATAAACGGTGTCTGTTTCTATACAAGCAATATTTTCGAGGAAGCAG GTTTCTGCTCCAGCGTTGGAACCATAACTTATGCAATCCTCCAG GTTATTGTCACGACTATTGGTGCTGCACTGGTCGATAGAGCTGGAAGAAAGCCCCTTCTCTTG ATCTCGGGGACAGGATTGGTCCTGGGATGCATGGTAACTGCCCTTTCATTCTTTCTAAAG GTTCATGATCTGGCAGCTGATGCTGTCCCGATACTTGCAGTCACCGGCATTCTG CTAAACATAGCAGCATTTTCCGCTAGAATGGGCACGGTTCCTTGGGTTGTGATGTCCGAG ATTTTCCTCATTAATATCAAAGGAGCAGCTGGAGGGTTTGCAACACTAGTAAACTGGTTCGGCGCTTGGGCAGTTTCCTACACTTTCAACTACTTAATGAGCTGGAGCTCCTACG GTACCTTCCTTCTTTATGCAGTGATTAACGCCGCAGGGATGGTGTTCATGATCCTGGTGGTCCCTGAAACGAAAGGGAGGAGTCTTGAGCAGATTCAAGCAGCTATCAACAGAGAATGA